The genomic window CCACGGCCGACGCCGACGGCGCCTGGGCATGCAACCTGCCCGTCCGCGATGGCGTCCACCGGGTCGAGGTGACCGCCACCGACGCGGTGGGCAACGCGTCCGAACCCGTGAGGCGAGCACTCTGGCATGACTCCACACCGCCCCACGCACCGAAGGTCACGTCCCCCACTGGAACCGTGCACAGCACTCGCACTGCGATCAAGGGCTCGGCCGAAGCGGGAGCCACGGTCACCGTGACCGAGGCGAACAGGACGGTGTGCACGGCCGTCGCGACGTCGTCCTGGCGCTGGTCCTGCACCCCCACGGATGCGCTGACCACCGGCAAGCACACCCTCACCGTCACGGCGACCGACGCCGCAGGCAACGTCTCGTCGCCCCGGACCCACCGGTTCACGATCACCCGCGAGTAGGAGCAGTCCCCCGCGGGCTGAGCAACCCACGACCTGACCCCAGGCGCGCCAACAGCGCGACCTGGGGTCAGGCGTGTCCGGCCGGGAGCCGTATCACTCCTGCCCGCCGTTGTCCGGTGTGCTACGCCGGCGGCACCGTCCTGCCGCACCCGTTGACGTCAAGGTCTCGGCAGCGTGAGTGCTCCCAGCTCTGGATCGGGTCTGCAATCTCGCCAGTCACCGATTCGAGCGATGAATCCGCGCGGATCGGACGCGATGGCCTCGCCGGTCGCCCGTGCAGAGTTGAGATCCTCGACACGCAAGTACGGGGTTCCTGCGGCGGCGGCCGCTTCGTCCTCGTCCTTCCACGTCACAACGAAATCCGGCGAGATCAGCAGGTCGAGGTGCCAGTCGACGGCGTCTATCGAAGCCTCACGGCGCAGCTTCTCGGACTCCAGATTCACGTACCACCCGAGAAAGTCGCCCGTGGCGTCATTCCAGAAGTGCAGTACCTGCCACCGCTCCCGCAACGGGACTACCCGCAGCATCCCACCGCCCGTCCATGTGCGCCGAGCGGTCGTGAGCCTCTGTCTGAACCTCGAGCCGAGCGGCACGGTTCGCGGGTCTGCCCCGTCCGCGGTCGCCCAGTACGCGATCTCGGTGCCAGTACTCGTCCAGCCCGCGATGACGTCTGCGTCGTCGCTGAGCACGTGCATGGGGATGGCAGCCTGCAACCGGCCGTCGGGGTACAGATAGCGTTGCTGAATTGTTCCGAGAGCCATCGCCCCAACTGTAGGTGTTCAGCTCCCGCACAGCCCGCCGCGCAACAACCTTGAGAATCGTGGCGGCCCGCTCGAGTCGGGCCGGCAGCGGCGACTCATCAAGTCTCGGCGCCGCTCACCCAACGCCGCGCGAGTGCCGGTGGCTATGCGAGCGGTTCAGCGCCTTCGAGGGTCTCGGGTGTGAGGAGTCGGGTGGCGCCGAGAATCTCGACGCCGAGCACTCGACCTCCGGCGTCGAAGTCCAAGACAATGGTGCCTTGGGTCCGTTCGATGACGACGTTCTCCCGGACTCGCCGGCACCGACTGACGACGCCAAGGTGAAGTACGCAGCATCGGCCGCAGGGTCGATCGTCAATCGGCGTCCGCTCATAATCCGAGGCTACGCGCGCTCAACAGACGTGCGCCGCCGAGTCCGCTGCGGCCGCGCCTCGCGGGCCCCGGTTGACGCTGCCGGTCTATGTCTGCTGACCTCGCATCCCGGGGATCCATCGGGATGCTGGACGCTGCAGACCCTTCCGCGGCTAGGGCGGTGGGGTCGGCAGAGTTGGGCACCGCGGTCTACGCTCGTCGAATGAACGATCCGCGTGAGGCCCTCGCAGACATCAGAGAGCTCGTAGCTCGTCACGGATGGGCAATTCGGCACGTGCTCCCTGACACCGTTTCGGCACACGCCTCCTTCTCGTACACTGTCGGGCTTACGTCCAGAGGTTGGTCGGAGCTGATCATCACAGGGCTCCCAACGGATGTCGCTGACGCATTCATCAGGAACGCAATCGACGTGCAGGTTGAGAACGGGGCGTTCAGAGCTGGGGACAGAACCGACGAGCTAACCGAGTCGGGCGACGTAATGTTCATTCACGCCGAAGACGTGAGCGGCATGACAGCCACGACCGAAATCA from Microbacterium sulfonylureivorans includes these protein-coding regions:
- a CDS encoding DUF402 domain-containing protein, which codes for MLSDDADVIAGWTSTGTEIAYWATADGADPRTVPLGSRFRQRLTTARRTWTGGGMLRVVPLRERWQVLHFWNDATGDFLGWYVNLESEKLRREASIDAVDWHLDLLISPDFVVTWKDEDEAAAAAGTPYLRVEDLNSARATGEAIASDPRGFIARIGDWRDCRPDPELGALTLPRP
- a CDS encoding DUF2283 domain-containing protein — translated: MDDRPCGRCCVLHLGVVSRCRRVRENVVIERTQGTIVLDFDAGGRVLGVEILGATRLLTPETLEGAEPLA
- a CDS encoding DUF4262 domain-containing protein, translated to MNDPREALADIRELVARHGWAIRHVLPDTVSAHASFSYTVGLTSRGWSELIITGLPTDVADAFIRNAIDVQVENGAFRAGDRTDELTESGDVMFIHAEDVSGMTATTEIIGAFSAMQLVWPDSAGHFPWHPRYRNLSASQPLLGAAAG